From one Melioribacteraceae bacterium genomic stretch:
- a CDS encoding PQQ-binding-like beta-propeller repeat protein, which translates to MKRISVILILLLFLIGCTKQLLIKNYPNGQPAYAMFGQIPERSFYYPMTLPDSLELIWEATVTGSFNFNSVVVEGNHVFTSDLAGNIFCIDTETGKVLGADKSKGEIAVAPILNNGIMYYIITQSGEDYSLLVSYDIRKGERLKEIEIPGRVGNEMIKIGNNFVFVSDDGVIYKYDTFLNRQWRTELNQKVYSSPAAHKNKLYVAAFNGELFCIDLNDGEIKYSKKILDNNEAAISIKDNIGLIGTNNGELVSFDLSDFSENWRFDTNAKIKSPAVINDQNIYIGNLAGSYYCLNINSGEQIWKFESEGMFNAPGALFENILLQPDVNGKLLFINTGNGNILKTIEYESRVKLNPAYFDDKLYIGIDRGELLVYQLVRN; encoded by the coding sequence GTGAAACGAATATCTGTCATATTAATTCTATTATTATTTCTCATTGGTTGCACTAAACAACTGCTTATAAAAAATTATCCAAACGGACAACCGGCTTATGCTATGTTCGGACAAATTCCGGAAAGATCATTTTACTATCCGATGACTTTGCCGGATTCGCTTGAATTAATTTGGGAGGCAACTGTTACCGGCAGCTTTAATTTTAATTCAGTTGTTGTTGAGGGAAATCATGTATTCACATCGGATTTAGCGGGAAATATCTTCTGCATTGATACGGAAACCGGAAAAGTTTTAGGTGCAGATAAAAGTAAGGGAGAAATTGCCGTAGCTCCAATTTTAAATAATGGTATAATGTATTACATAATTACACAATCGGGTGAGGATTACTCTCTCCTCGTAAGTTACGATATACGAAAAGGGGAAAGATTAAAAGAAATTGAAATACCCGGAAGAGTCGGTAATGAGATGATAAAGATCGGAAATAATTTTGTCTTTGTTAGCGATGACGGAGTTATTTATAAATACGATACTTTTCTCAACAGACAATGGAGAACAGAACTTAACCAAAAAGTATATTCTTCTCCGGCTGCTCACAAAAACAAACTTTACGTAGCAGCTTTTAACGGTGAATTATTTTGTATAGACCTTAACGATGGTGAGATAAAATATTCAAAAAAGATTTTAGATAATAATGAAGCAGCAATATCTATAAAAGACAATATCGGATTAATCGGAACAAATAATGGTGAACTTGTGTCATTCGATTTATCCGACTTTAGTGAAAATTGGAGATTTGATACAAACGCGAAAATCAAATCACCCGCAGTTATAAATGATCAAAATATTTACATCGGCAACTTAGCTGGATCATATTATTGTTTAAATATCAATTCCGGCGAACAAATCTGGAAATTTGAATCCGAAGGAATGTTCAATGCGCCGGGAGCACTCTTTGAAAATATTCTACTTCAACCGGATGTAAATGGGAAGTTATTATTTATCAACACTGGCAATGGAAATATTCTAAAAACGATAGAATATGAATCAAGAGTAAAACTTAATCCGGCATATTTTGATGACAAATTATATATCGGAATTGATCGCGGTGAATTGCTGGTTTATCAACTGGTAAGAAATTAA
- a CDS encoding sigma-54 dependent transcriptional regulator, with product MRDKKFTLLILDDDEFSLENLKLSLNNKGYKLYFCATAKKALSYIENEIDIIISDLKLPGTNGVEVIKEFKDRLPCIKSILITGYSDEPLVIKAIKTGINDIIKKPYEEIELFNSIQKQINQITLERESHSLKEKVERENQVLKTQLNKKILEDEYLIVGESKAIKDVLAKAITISNHGLNTLVHGESGTGKELLARYIHRNGPRKNYPFIPINCSEINSTLFESELFGYVKGAFTDAANSRAGLIEIANGGILYLDEITEMDISLQSKLLRVVEEKKVRRIGSNEWMDINIQIISSTNRNIEEVIENNILRNDLFHRLSETQIYLPPLRERIDDFKLLTTHFISKYELLLNIKSPALGNEKMKLLTDSEWPGNLRQFSNFIKTFCLFGNDWSDEDFILHSKNHYQTNQQKDTYKFSLGNMKELENAKTWLIDRALKKFNGNKSKAAEHLGITYQGLLKMLKKQSDD from the coding sequence ATGAGGGATAAAAAATTTACTTTACTGATACTAGACGATGATGAATTCTCACTCGAGAATTTAAAGTTATCGTTAAATAACAAAGGTTATAAATTATATTTCTGCGCCACTGCCAAAAAAGCCTTAAGCTACATTGAAAATGAAATTGATATAATTATCAGTGACTTAAAATTACCCGGCACCAATGGCGTTGAAGTAATTAAAGAATTTAAAGACCGACTTCCTTGCATAAAATCAATTCTTATTACCGGTTATTCCGATGAACCGTTAGTTATAAAAGCAATAAAAACCGGCATAAATGACATAATCAAAAAACCATATGAGGAAATCGAATTATTTAATTCTATCCAAAAGCAAATTAATCAGATCACACTTGAGAGAGAGAGCCATTCACTCAAGGAAAAAGTCGAGAGAGAAAACCAAGTTCTTAAAACTCAGTTGAATAAAAAAATTCTTGAAGATGAATACTTAATTGTGGGTGAATCAAAAGCTATAAAAGATGTTCTCGCGAAAGCTATAACAATTTCTAATCACGGATTGAATACTTTAGTGCATGGAGAAAGCGGAACCGGAAAGGAATTATTAGCAAGATATATTCATAGAAACGGACCAAGAAAGAATTATCCTTTTATACCGATTAATTGTTCGGAAATAAATTCGACTTTATTTGAATCGGAATTGTTTGGTTATGTTAAGGGCGCTTTTACCGATGCGGCAAATTCAAGAGCAGGCTTAATTGAAATTGCTAATGGAGGAATACTTTATCTGGATGAAATCACCGAAATGGATATTAGTTTGCAATCGAAACTTTTGCGCGTAGTGGAAGAGAAAAAAGTTAGAAGAATCGGTTCGAATGAATGGATGGATATTAATATCCAAATTATTTCATCAACTAACAGAAATATTGAAGAAGTTATAGAAAATAATATTTTGAGAAATGATTTGTTCCATAGATTAAGTGAAACACAGATTTATCTCCCTCCATTAAGAGAACGAATAGATGATTTTAAATTATTGACGACACATTTTATTTCTAAATACGAGTTGCTTCTAAATATTAAGTCTCCCGCTCTCGGTAATGAAAAAATGAAATTACTTACGGATTCGGAATGGCCCGGAAATTTAAGACAATTCTCTAATTTTATTAAAACATTTTGTTTATTTGGAAATGACTGGTCTGATGAAGATTTTATACTCCATTCGAAAAATCACTATCAGACTAATCAGCAAAAAGATACTTACAAATTTTCTCTAGGCAATATGAAAGAACTTGAAAATGCTAAAACGTGGTTGATTGATAGAGCATTGAAAAAGTTTAATGGCAATAAATCAAAAGCCGCTGAACACTTGGGTATAACTTATCAAGGCTTGTTAAAGATGTTAAAGAAGCAATCCGATGATTAG
- a CDS encoding ATP-binding protein, with protein MILISFFSLTILSQILAPPFKLETQLSLTAEYISEIQRGDGRTFVISYELRRNDIPPRFRIMDINYAVVDAFNFEEGTVIVRSINIVDLDNDNEEEVVFLIRKGNKIELRILYPFQDVQKVIFSFDILKEYYSSNLIVLPTAEEGKYFVAIAELYPDENSLRGIASFNTDDLSLDWFLPLGEFVTSLNYAPATKSIYYTTISYSNELAFDPATSSYSHKGKPGRSVTNLFDNNSVIKNSFYSADTVSYLRRLSLSGELISSIKLGGKFTSSNVYYKTDSTLVGYIKFNSINDSQQFNLFSFNINENTIRHFFEYTLNNILTENILYVNDQIFLFNQLHKIYELTGKGEKIEVFDLSSYTTGHSYVSLNTISPYIRFEVGDKRYILDIEGNIIAQTSAYDDISYLNGLELFAIKEGSRFNLSSLVEQNFIDRITPNTYFFLSWVLGISTLFILFFWLLTMSISKKRILRQKIELEKSHRELTETTVKLIQAEKLAVLGTIASSVAHEINSPLGAIINSAERINHSEKIDEQILQNSQLIEKAAKRSKTIVEKFLIASRTDRSSDVANVWDVINDWKELFEKQFALHGININYDIDKNLIAKISPEELNQIFINLLSNAKDAILESNKDENIIDIFAKAEEARVIVAIEDTGSGFNDEMLLKACDAFITTKEPGKGTGLGLWICKKLIQDAGGEIQLSNSEKGARITLIIGRNEG; from the coding sequence TTGATACTCATATCATTTTTTAGTCTTACCATTTTATCACAAATTTTAGCTCCTCCTTTTAAACTTGAAACCCAACTCTCCTTAACGGCTGAATATATTTCAGAAATACAAAGAGGTGACGGACGTACCTTCGTCATCTCTTATGAACTACGCAGAAATGATATTCCCCCTAGATTTAGAATTATGGATATTAATTATGCAGTTGTTGATGCATTTAACTTCGAAGAAGGTACGGTTATAGTCCGTTCGATAAATATTGTTGATTTAGATAATGATAATGAAGAAGAGGTTGTCTTCTTAATACGGAAAGGAAATAAAATAGAACTAAGAATTCTATATCCCTTTCAAGATGTTCAAAAAGTAATTTTTTCATTTGATATTTTAAAAGAATATTATTCATCAAATCTAATTGTATTACCTACTGCGGAAGAGGGGAAATATTTTGTAGCAATTGCAGAACTCTACCCGGATGAAAACTCGTTGCGCGGAATAGCTTCGTTCAATACAGATGATTTATCGCTCGATTGGTTTTTGCCTCTCGGAGAATTTGTAACCTCGCTCAACTATGCACCCGCTACAAAAAGTATTTATTATACAACAATTTCATATAGTAATGAATTAGCTTTTGATCCAGCAACAAGCAGTTATTCTCATAAGGGTAAACCCGGACGCTCTGTTACAAATCTTTTTGACAACAATTCAGTAATAAAGAATTCATTTTATTCAGCGGATACCGTGAGCTACTTGAGAAGATTATCTTTAAGCGGTGAATTAATTAGCAGCATAAAATTAGGCGGTAAGTTTACCTCCTCAAACGTATATTACAAAACAGACAGCACACTTGTTGGATATATTAAATTCAATTCTATAAATGATTCTCAGCAATTCAATCTCTTTAGTTTTAATATAAATGAAAATACTATTAGGCATTTTTTTGAATACACATTAAATAACATACTTACAGAAAATATATTATATGTGAATGATCAAATATTTTTATTTAATCAGCTTCACAAAATTTATGAGCTAACCGGAAAAGGTGAAAAGATAGAAGTATTTGATTTAAGCAGTTATACAACAGGGCATTCTTATGTATCTCTGAATACGATCTCACCTTATATAAGATTTGAAGTGGGAGATAAAAGATATATCCTAGATATTGAAGGAAATATAATTGCTCAAACAAGTGCATATGATGATATATCTTATCTAAACGGCTTGGAGCTCTTTGCAATAAAAGAAGGGTCAAGATTTAATCTCTCATCTTTAGTTGAACAAAATTTTATTGATAGAATCACTCCGAACACATATTTCTTTCTCTCTTGGGTTCTTGGTATCAGCACACTATTCATACTTTTTTTCTGGTTATTAACCATGTCCATCTCGAAGAAGAGAATATTAAGACAAAAAATAGAACTTGAAAAAAGTCATAGAGAATTAACTGAAACGACTGTCAAACTGATTCAAGCTGAAAAGCTTGCAGTACTTGGAACAATCGCCAGTTCGGTAGCACATGAAATTAACAGTCCGCTTGGTGCAATTATTAATAGTGCCGAAAGAATAAATCATTCTGAAAAGATTGACGAACAAATTTTACAAAACAGTCAACTAATAGAAAAGGCTGCAAAGCGATCAAAAACGATTGTCGAGAAATTTTTAATTGCTTCGAGAACAGATCGATCAAGTGATGTTGCGAATGTCTGGGATGTTATTAATGATTGGAAAGAATTATTTGAAAAGCAGTTCGCCTTACATGGCATTAACATTAACTATGATATTGATAAGAATTTAATTGCAAAGATATCCCCCGAAGAATTAAATCAGATTTTTATAAATCTGCTCTCTAACGCAAAGGATGCGATTCTTGAATCAAATAAAGATGAAAATATTATCGACATTTTTGCTAAAGCAGAAGAAGCAAGAGTAATTGTAGCAATCGAAGATACCGGAAGCGGATTCAACGATGAGATGTTATTAAAAGCATGTGACGCATTTATTACTACCAAAGAACCCGGTAAAGGGACAGGGCTAGGCTTGTGGATCTGTAAAAAACTAATTCAGGATGCCGGTGGAGAAATTCAACTATCAAACTCAGAAAAGGGTGCAAGAATAACATTAATAATAGGGAGAAATGAGGGATAA
- a CDS encoding S8 family serine peptidase produces the protein MKKILLTLILIIINSQIIAQTDDCPICPPNGSDQTEYDVIKTKDMMYEGEYVPGEILIKYKDEVTLVLGKSSKGTVITGISAIDAVFEKHKITEAKKLFPQEDRLQQKQILKSFNGYEFERPSLHNIHKIKICEEAERVNIFEAIEELKQIPEVEYAEPNYIYSIIDSEPLSPELSEEEMLEWINKQGGGEGEKGRINKIQAVVPNDPLYSEQWGIPATQVDLVWETTTGDTTQVIAILDTGVDWNHPDLKNKIWKNIDEIEGNGQDNDGNGFIDDIRGWDFINHDNNPMDDNSHGTHVAGIAAAEGNNGIGIAGVNWGAKIMPIKVFQSSGRGDAATITEGIIYATNKGATVINMSFGSYTRSLTMEDALANAYATSVLVAAAGNDDKCIGPPEVMKCKRFYPAAISYVLGVEATKEIASPCSPGQPSTFRACFSNYDQDGPVFSRYEELNNYEIKAPGANIISSVPNGNYRVYNGTSMSVPLVAGAVSLYSSVYTSQSQELMWGNFINTINIHIQVFNAMNIDADPRLWFVSHTIVDTLDGDGDGRVDAGETIELWFEVRNTWGQVDSVWVGIEFGEFEDTTTATILKENAFIGSISTYAKRSNEFNPLKIAVESSLANARDITFRASLWYPGLTEPVFHNMILVAENGEEISGVIDSILVLTPNKLWLVRNSLRIGNNGKLIIKPGAKILIDGSQTIDLRGNISARGTKDSLIIISSYPFTGFSSGFYRNNRPTIGDTLEFVHFRNLNKVYIQDLANWPGLTVKNCIFENIYGGTAGVSDFLRGFRYLINNVFLFCHGQIVAEPIGSISLALFNNFIGGYYRQSNSNNRPEFKYNNFVNIKTYNDFSTFFEISSDDGSYSYNNFISSKIMNTVGSADILHVPYNYWGTLNEDKINDFYIDFWDGSNLPLLDITPYLTMPSDSAHGIVWKVLVDGVDSQDEHLDPIGPGPHRFDVYFNRAMDTDYTPSLSFGVREPFNQQAVTDSSFWSADSMIWTAYKTIQLHTGDGINRIRVADARDTEDFEIPIEDQRFEFVIDAAGLSSVDFNATAGLGKIELDWIQPEDVVDLLGYNLYRFTNLTDTTYTDTLMVNTEMILDTTYVDYDVIPGNNYYYQYTVVKTDFTESDRSIVVGSTALTSSPGDANGDLAVTVQDIVSIVAYLLNQNPQPFILEAADVNGDSQVNILDIVATVNIIMSESLPKLSEISGTPKITFDKKSAYIEEGEGLAGLQFKIVGTDIAKANLITGEAAKGMEISYNVVGDTMYVVMFSFKNQTLTNKEKGMLFSLTEGYLRELKEVTGSNQKGDKVEIGLVNDGEIIPKDFTLYQNYPNPFNPTTTIRYAIPKQEKVEIRIYNILGQKVWEYLTEEQQPGYYEVKWNSVNSSNRQVATGVYIYQIRAGKFIQAKKMLLLK, from the coding sequence ATGAAAAAAATATTACTCACACTTATACTAATAATTATTAACAGTCAAATAATTGCCCAAACAGACGACTGCCCAATTTGCCCACCCAACGGGAGTGACCAAACAGAATATGATGTAATAAAAACCAAAGATATGATGTACGAGGGAGAGTATGTTCCGGGAGAAATACTTATTAAATATAAAGATGAAGTAACACTGGTACTTGGTAAAAGTAGTAAGGGAACAGTGATAACCGGCATTAGTGCAATAGATGCAGTATTCGAAAAACATAAAATAACCGAAGCAAAAAAACTTTTTCCACAAGAAGATAGACTTCAGCAGAAACAAATATTAAAATCATTTAATGGATATGAATTTGAAAGACCGTCTCTGCATAACATACATAAAATAAAAATCTGTGAGGAAGCAGAAAGAGTAAACATATTTGAAGCAATAGAAGAGCTAAAACAAATACCTGAAGTAGAATACGCAGAACCAAATTACATTTATTCTATTATTGATAGTGAACCATTATCACCCGAACTAAGCGAAGAAGAAATGCTTGAGTGGATAAATAAACAAGGAGGGGGAGAAGGGGAGAAAGGGAGAATTAATAAAATACAAGCGGTAGTCCCCAACGATCCCTTATACTCCGAACAATGGGGCATACCTGCAACACAAGTTGATTTAGTTTGGGAAACTACCACCGGAGATACAACACAAGTAATAGCAATACTTGATACGGGGGTAGATTGGAACCACCCCGACCTAAAAAATAAGATATGGAAAAACATAGATGAAATAGAAGGTAACGGACAAGATAACGATGGCAATGGATTTATTGATGACATAAGAGGCTGGGACTTTATAAACCATGACAACAACCCAATGGATGATAACTCCCATGGTACACACGTAGCCGGAATAGCCGCAGCGGAGGGAAATAATGGAATAGGAATAGCGGGAGTAAATTGGGGTGCTAAGATAATGCCTATAAAAGTATTCCAGAGCAGCGGAAGAGGAGATGCAGCAACGATAACGGAAGGGATAATTTACGCCACGAACAAAGGTGCAACAGTAATTAACATGAGCTTTGGCAGTTATACAAGAAGTTTAACGATGGAAGATGCACTTGCAAATGCATACGCAACAAGCGTTTTAGTTGCTGCTGCTGGAAATGATGATAAATGCATTGGTCCTCCAGAAGTCATGAAATGTAAAAGATTTTATCCCGCAGCTATTTCGTATGTATTAGGAGTTGAAGCTACAAAAGAAATAGCTTCACCATGCTCGCCTGGACAACCATCAACATTTAGAGCATGTTTTTCAAACTATGACCAAGATGGGCCTGTATTTAGTAGGTATGAAGAATTAAATAATTATGAAATAAAAGCACCTGGTGCCAATATAATTAGCTCCGTTCCAAATGGAAATTATAGAGTATATAACGGAACATCAATGTCAGTTCCTTTGGTTGCCGGAGCAGTATCACTATACAGTAGTGTATATACGAGTCAATCACAAGAATTAATGTGGGGGAATTTTATAAATACAATCAATATTCATATTCAAGTTTTTAATGCAATGAATATCGATGCTGATCCCAGATTATGGTTTGTATCACATACGATAGTAGATACTTTAGACGGAGATGGTGACGGAAGAGTAGATGCTGGGGAAACAATAGAATTATGGTTTGAAGTAAGAAATACGTGGGGACAAGTGGATTCTGTTTGGGTTGGAATTGAATTTGGCGAGTTTGAGGATACAACAACTGCTACTATTCTGAAGGAGAATGCGTTTATAGGAAGTATAAGTACTTATGCAAAAAGATCAAACGAATTTAATCCCTTGAAAATTGCAGTAGAATCAAGTTTAGCAAATGCAAGAGATATTACTTTCCGGGCTAGTCTATGGTACCCTGGTTTAACAGAGCCTGTTTTCCATAATATGATTTTAGTAGCAGAAAATGGAGAGGAAATTTCAGGTGTTATTGATTCAATATTAGTTCTGACTCCAAATAAACTATGGCTAGTAAGAAATAGTTTAAGAATAGGGAATAATGGAAAATTAATAATTAAACCTGGTGCTAAAATACTAATTGATGGCAGTCAAACTATTGATTTGCGAGGCAATATAAGTGCTAGAGGAACAAAAGACAGTCTAATTATAATTTCAAGTTATCCCTTTACCGGTTTCTCATCTGGATTTTATCGAAATAATCGCCCAACAATTGGTGATACACTAGAGTTTGTTCATTTTCGTAACCTTAACAAAGTATATATTCAAGATCTTGCTAATTGGCCAGGATTAACAGTAAAGAACTGTATATTTGAAAATATTTATGGTGGAACAGCTGGAGTAAGTGACTTTTTAAGGGGATTTAGATATTTAATAAACAATGTCTTTTTATTCTGTCATGGTCAAATAGTAGCAGAACCAATTGGGTCGATTTCATTAGCCTTATTCAATAATTTTATCGGAGGCTATTACAGACAAAGTAATTCAAATAATCGACCTGAGTTTAAGTATAACAATTTTGTAAATATCAAAACATATAATGATTTTAGTACATTTTTTGAAATATCATCAGATGATGGTTCATATAGCTATAATAACTTTATTTCAAGTAAAATAATGAATACTGTTGGCTCTGCTGATATTTTGCATGTCCCATATAATTATTGGGGAACTCTTAATGAGGATAAAATAAATGATTTTTATATAGATTTTTGGGATGGTTCAAATTTACCTTTGTTAGATATAACTCCTTATTTGACTATGCCCTCAGATTCCGCTCACGGAATAGTTTGGAAAGTATTAGTAGACGGAGTAGATTCCCAAGACGAACATCTTGATCCAATCGGTCCCGGTCCACACCGCTTTGATGTTTACTTTAATCGGGCAATGGATACAGATTATACTCCATCACTATCATTTGGAGTAAGAGAACCATTTAACCAACAAGCAGTAACAGACTCATCCTTTTGGTCAGCAGACAGTATGATATGGACGGCATATAAAACCATCCAACTCCACACCGGTGACGGAATAAATAGAATACGAGTTGCTGATGCAAGAGATACAGAAGACTTTGAAATACCAATAGAAGACCAGCGATTTGAGTTTGTAATTGATGCAGCCGGTTTAAGCTCTGTTGACTTTAATGCTACAGCCGGTCTAGGCAAAATAGAGCTTGACTGGATTCAACCAGAGGACGTTGTTGATTTGCTAGGGTATAACCTTTACCGCTTTACAAATCTTACAGACACAACCTATACCGATACACTAATGGTAAATACCGAGATGATACTCGATACAACTTATGTGGATTATGACGTGATACCGGGTAACAATTACTATTACCAATACACAGTAGTAAAAACAGACTTTACAGAGAGCGACAGATCAATAGTAGTTGGCTCTACAGCATTAACTTCAAGTCCGGGAGATGCAAATGGAGATTTGGCGGTAACAGTACAAGATATAGTTTCCATAGTAGCATATTTATTGAACCAAAACCCTCAACCATTTATTCTCGAAGCAGCAGACGTAAACGGTGACTCTCAAGTAAATATTCTGGATATAGTAGCGACCGTAAATATTATCATGTCTGAGAGCTTGCCAAAACTATCAGAAATAAGCGGCACACCAAAAATAACATTTGATAAAAAATCAGCATACATAGAAGAAGGAGAAGGACTAGCCGGATTACAGTTCAAGATAGTAGGAACAGACATAGCTAAGGCAAACCTAATAACCGGAGAAGCAGCCAAAGGAATGGAGATATCTTACAATGTAGTAGGTGATACGATGTATGTAGTAATGTTCAGTTTCAAGAACCAAACACTTACAAACAAAGAGAAAGGAATGCTGTTCAGTTTAACGGAAGGATACTTAAGAGAACTGAAGGAAGTAACGGGAAGCAACCAGAAGGGAGACAAAGTAGAGATCGGTTTAGTAAATGACGGAGAAATAATACCGAAAGATTTTACGTTATATCAGAACTACCCAAACCCGTTTAATCCGACAACAACGATAAGATACGCAATCCCAAAACAAGAGAAAGTAGAGATAAGGATATACAACATACTGGGACAAAAAGTATGGGAATACTTAACAGAAGAACAACAACCCGGTTACTATGAAGTAAAATGGAATAGTGTAAATAGCAGTAACAGACAAGTAGCAACTGGAGTTTATATATATCAAATAAGAGCGGGCAAATTTATTCAAGCTAAGAAGATGTTGTTGCTGAAGTAA